The Sphingobacteriales bacterium nucleotide sequence ATATTCTAAAAAAGATGTGTACACACAGCATAAATTAGAAATTACAATACAAGATAATAAAATACATAATAAATTCACTTAACAAACATTAAGTAATATGCAAATAGAATGTAAGTAAATGAGTAAAAAAATAAGTAATTGGCTAATAAAATTTGAAAATAAAATTTTACCTTAGCAAAAAAAACACATGGAATATCCTGCTACACTCAAATATTCAAAAGAACACGAATGGTTAAAAGTTGAAGGCGATGAGGCTGTAATTGGCATCAGCGCATTTGCACAAAAAGAACTAGGCGATATTATTTTTGTAGATATTGACACACTTGGTGAAAACTTAGAACAAAACGAAATATTTGGTTCTGTAGAAGCTGTAAAAACTGTTTCTGATTTATATATGCCAATTTCTGGAGAAATCATTGCAATAAATGAGGCACTAAAAGACAAACCTGAGTTGGTAAACTCAAAACCATATGATGATGGCTGGATGATAAGAATAAAAATAACAGATGCATCACAAATAGATGGTTTGCTTTCCAGCGAAGATTATCAGGCAATAATAGGATAAAATGATACAGAAAATAGGTAGATACATTCCTGCAATATTGTGGATTGCATTCCTATTTTATTTGAGTTTTCTGCCAGTAGATAAACTTCACAAAGAAGAATTTGAAGAGAAACTACATGTTGCTGAGTTTTGGCACTTAGTTATTTATTTTGCATTATTTAAGTTACTACAATTTAGTAATGCCTTTAAAAATTGGCAAATTCTAATTTTCTGTATTTGTTTTTCTATCTCAATAGAAACCTTACAATACTTTTTTGTTCAAGGTCAACAATTTAAAATTACAGAAATAATTGCTGCAATA carries:
- the gcvH gene encoding glycine cleavage system protein GcvH, encoding MEYPATLKYSKEHEWLKVEGDEAVIGISAFAQKELGDIIFVDIDTLGENLEQNEIFGSVEAVKTVSDLYMPISGEIIAINEALKDKPELVNSKPYDDGWMIRIKITDASQIDGLLSSEDYQAIIG